TCACCAGGATCCAGAGGAAGATCTTGAGGTCTGTCTTGCGTCTGACAGCTATCTCTTCCCGATAGGTCCACCGGAAGTCAGCATCGAATCGGTGCATGTTTTCATATTGTGGATGCGGGAGGTAGTATTTGGCCAGCACTGGGTCGTCGAAGACGCTCTTTGTGGTTGCTGTAGCATCCAGGTCTACTTTTCTGGTCCGCTCAAAGAGGGACAAGAAGGACCTACTGTGCCACTGCTCTTGTGGTTCAGAAAGGTGCATGTTGGAGCCATCCTTGGCCTCTTGTTTATCACTAACTAACATTAGGCCAGCCAGTTTGTATTGGCCAACATTTAAAGACGAACTTGCCTCTTATATATACGTCAAGCTGACGCCTGCTACTTGATATGATAGAGATATGTGAGATTAACGCAGTGTCAAGGCTTGAAGGGAGCTTGGTATAACAGATGATGTTGTCATGTAAGTGTAGATGGCATCACTGGGGTACTTTGTTATCGTAAAGTCGATCTAATCAGCAGTCTTTTTCTGAATCCAAAATCTCATTGATGGAAAAAAGAATCCTGCATGGGATCATAATCATGAGAAGCTGCTCGCCATACCAGGCCTTGATGATGAGCTCCGGTGGAGTAATAAGGGAACAACCCAGGTTGTCTCGTGGGTCAAAGATTATGCCGGAAATGCCGTGTTCCTCGTACCACAGCTACTCGACAAGGTGGACTCGGAGCTGTCCAGTAAGCACGTACTGTAAGTTGTGTGAGATCTTGTCTGCTGAATAGCCACTGCATAATTTGTACTTGACAGCTGATGGCGTCCGTCAGTGCCTCCTTTGAAGACTTGATCGGTATCCTTCAGTCCCAAACCGAATATAGAGTTACTACATCAACGGTGACAGATGGGTGGTAGTATAGGCCATTATGTTGTGCGGAGTATATTCACTTGTTCTAGCTCAGTAGCAGAGCATGCACATTGCTCTGTGGAACCTACACATCCAACCCAAAATTAGAGATCTATCTATAAGTTCATTCTATATCCTAGGCAGGGGAAGTTATCCCCGCACTGAATTCTATACCCTACATCTAATGAGAACAACATTATAATACAAATTGTATTCCATAAGTGATAGGCAACAGTGCGGATTACTTGACCAATATTTAAATATGTTACGCAGGGACTGCAAGTCTTGAAAACTACCATATATAGTGGAGGACTCAATGCCTTCCAAAATGCTCGACATTGTCTTACTGATTCCAAGCCCCTACTGTCCGAGTTGAGAAATGCAAATGAAACTGTAGCCATCTCTGACCAACACAGAATCAGGGAAAGACGTTGAAAATCGAATTTGATAGCGAGATTAAACATTTTCTATTATATAAGTCTGCGTGATCTTGAGGTGTGCAGACTTGAAGAGTTCCAAGTACCTGCGGATACTGTCTACTGGCCGCCACCAAAGTGACAGTACTTGTGCTGACAGCAAACGCGGACTGTAGTGGGCAAAATCAAATTGTTCCTTGAAAGCAATACATCGACAGGTTAGCAGTGGTGGGTAGCCTGTCTACTGGGTTGGCGGCATAGAGAATCTTGCTCGCTCACTTTCGTATCATCTGTGTCCAGGTGTCCTATAACCCAGTAATCTTCCATGTTCCATATGTACAAGATTTGAAGCATAGCCAGAGTCTCATCATCTTAAGCCGCTGAGTCGGATTCAGGGCCGTTCAATGGCATAATGCACCCATCTCCGTCAGTCAGCGAGCAATATTCGAGTCATTAGCGAAGGCTCGGAGGCAGAAGGTTGACTGCGGGTTGACATATGATTGCCGAGTATCGGCTAAGGATATCTTCTTCACTATTGTCAAGCCTTTGCCGCAGTGGATAGTGTTGAGTTTGCCTGAGGTATTATTtcaaggaggaggcgaagaacAATAGTAGGGGGAATTGCTTTGGGTTATGAAAGCAGAGTAATAACCTTCTGGACAGGCTGCTGAAATAAATGCTACTAGAAGCTCATCAAGCAATTGCTCTCATGGATCCTGAACATTGTACGCTCGATACCTGTCCCATACAGAATGCCTACATCCATTACCAGCCCACCATCGCGGGCAACAGTGTCTACCTGGCACTATtcggcatcttcctcttcacccaACTAATCCAGTCCATTTTCTTTCGCATGTGGGGATTCGCCGGAGCTATGGCAGCTGGACTAGTTCTTGAGGTTGCGGGATACACGGGGCgcattctccagcatggGAATCCTTTCAGCTTCGACTACTTTCTCTTGTAAGCCCATTACAGGGAGCAGGCTAGGAACTTGTTAACTTGAGAAGAAACTTGATTTGTCTCAGCCTTGGACCGGTTTTCTTCTGTGCTGCCCTCTACCTGCTCCTCGgctagatcatcatcatctaccACGGCGAAGAGATCTCGCGGTTGAAGCCCAGAAACTatgccatcttcttcgtttcATGCGATGTCATTGCGCTCATCCTGCAGAGCGCCGGTGGAGCTCTTACCTCTGCGGCCGAAGATGCCGATGGTCGACAAATGGGATTGAACGTCATGATTGCCGGTCTAGTCTTCCAGGTTGCTGCACTGACTCTTTTTATTGCCCTAGCTTCAGTTTGCAATCTGTCTACGACGTCGACATCTCAAGGGAGAATATCAGGTTTCTCACAGTGCATCCTTAAGGAAGGACGATTATGCGGCTATACGGAGAAAGAAAACGTGGacgctcttcctcttccttaCGCCACCTGCCCTTTGCCTGACGAACGAAGCTAACAATGGCAGCCCTTGTTCTTGCGACTATCACGGTCTATACTCGGTCCATTTTTTGAGTGGCGGAGCTGAACGGCGGTTATGACAGTGACCTGGCCAACAACGAGATAGCATTTATGATTTTGGAAGGAGCGATGGTTTCGATCACCTGCCTTTGCTTGACAATTATGCATCCAGGGATATACTTGGGGAGTCGGAACAAGCGCAAGGGTGTCCTGAGCGAAGACGTTGCCATGCTATCAATGAGGTAAAGAGGAACATTGGGACGGCAGGGTTGACGACGCGAAGAAGCGAAGATTGCTATTCGATTTTTCATTTTTTCTTGGAATATGCTGTAACAAAAGAGCCCCAATTGTAGGTGATTCGATGGATCTGGATGGTTCCCGTTGTGCTATCCGAATGTATTCTGATTGGAAAAAGATACTATAACTTGGCAGATTCCATGCTACCATGAACTACAGCTCCACTGCTAAACTTCCCGCCTCTATAACATAGAGTCGAGCTCAATAAGGTATATATTTTTCTTAGTGACAACAGCAAAGTCGCTCATCCCCACCTACTAGAAGCTTTTATGTGCACCAACTTAATTCAACAGACAGGGTATGACACCAACAAAAATTCCAAGAAGCACGTCAGTTACTTCTCTCTCAGCTCAATGTgaccaaggatgaggatcCCTTTTGCTTGGTCATCAGCAGCACATTAACACATCTTATATCCATCGTCAGTTGCCCGCGTCCTGATGAAGCAGTAGTTGTGGTGCAGATGGGACATATCCTCAACAACGAGTCAGGGGAAACTGAAGCCACGGATACCCACGAAATGATGATCCAGTTTCTTGAATATCGGAGCAAGGGTGCAGTTCTGAACCCCTCAGGTTTGACCGGGCAGTTGCTCGCCTTCATCAACCGATGACTTCAGAATAATGACCGTAATAGTTGCACAGAAAGCCTAGATTATGATGGGACTCTGATATGTTTGGGTCGTACATCTGAATAAGCAGCTTTTTGTTTGTGCCCATGAAGAAGGGAACAGCTTTTACCAAAGCAACAGATCTAAAATCGCAATGTATGAAGCGAGAACATTTCCTTTGCAAGCCAGACTCGGATTTAAGACTCCGCACTCTGCTGTACTTCATATTCTGTTATATAGTGGCAGGTTTGCCTTGATTATGGAGTCCAGCACTGAGTTAAGTTGGAATTACGTTGATACGCCAATGACTGTATACTATCAAGCTCAGACAAGTGAACAGATAGGCCTAGAAGCTGATATGGTACATTTAGGGCTTACTCCCCTATGGCTACATTCAAACACTGACCAGTAGCCTCAAATCCCATTTTACAGCATTTGCTAGCAGGCAAACGAGGACACGCCTCGAAAATCTGACAATATTGTAGTATCATTGGCCGTCTTCTCATCCTATGGTCTGCACCGAAGGGAGGCCTGGCAACAACGCAGTACCAAAGAGCCTGTCGGTGGATGGCTACTTCTCTAGCCCAACACAGCAGAGTTGAAAGGTATCGTGGAACCTTGTGGCGAAGCAGAAAGATGTTGGGTATATGCTCTTTGCCTCCATAACACATAGTAGAGGTGACGAGTGCTTTGAATAAATAGTTCTTGGAAAGCATTAGAGTCATTTTAGATCCTTCTCGTCTACCAAACCCCCCAGTTTTCGCGGAGCCCACAACCTCACGTACCGAATCCAAGCCATTGTTTCCCCGGGTCCAGCGAACAACGAGATCTTTGGATCAGTACAAATACATTGAATTGAGCCCCGCACTTAGAAGAGAGTATTCGGGGATCCAGCTATCCACCATCATTGATAACGATGCGATTATTCGTGACCTCACAACCACAGGTACGCCTACACTTGTTAAACAACCATAGTCCTGAAAAACAGGTGATAACACTGCTACCAGCAGCTGAGCATAGAGTGCTCTTCTTCAATGACCAGGAATATCACCCCACTGGAGCTCAAACGATTGATTCTGAGAATTGGGAAGGTGATGGGCCATCTGACTAGTAGTCCTAAAAGACAACAATGAAAGATTCTTTGCCAGCAGATACATGCAGGTTCGCGAGCTGGGGTGCATAGCGAGTATGCCGAGTCTACATGTCACAATCATTTCTTATCCTAACTGACTCATACGCACAATAGCGAGTCTCATGAGAAGTATTCACCTGCATACAGCGGTTTAAAGATAGCGAAAAGTCCTCCAACTGGTGGTGATACTCTTTTTATCTCTACATATGGACTTTATTATCGCCATTCCGAACCATTCCAGAAGTTTGCCGAGCCTTTGACAGGTGAGTATTCCGCTTTTGACCTAAAACACGGAGCCTGAACGAGCCATAAGCCACCTACCATGCTGCACAGTATCTCCGCACCTAAGATATCAGAATGCCGTTTGAGGCAGACGTCCCAAGAAGACACCCGGAGAATATTAGTTTGAGTTTACACAGTCTCAGTGCGTTAGGCAAtttgttctcttcttctccctggTATTATCAACAGAATCACCTGACTTATGCATCCAGCCCAGTTGTTCAGACAAATCCTGTCACTGGGTGGAAGAGTCTCTTTAGTGCGGTCTAGGGGCTTGTTGAT
The Aspergillus fumigatus Af293 chromosome 4, whole genome shotgun sequence DNA segment above includes these coding regions:
- a CDS encoding putative RTA1 domain protein; this encodes MLLEAHQAIALMDPEHCTLDTCPIQNAYIHYQPTIAGNSVYLALFGIFLFTQLIQSIFFRMWGFAGAMAAGLVLEKLDLSQPWTGFLLCCPLPAPRLDHHHLPRRRDLAVEAQKLCHLLRFMRCHCAHPAERRWSSYLCGRRCRWSTNGIERHDCRSSLPGCCTDSFYCPSFSLQSVYDVDISRENISDLANNEIAFMILEGAMVSITCLCLTIMHPGIYLGSRNKRKGVLSEDVAMLSMR